The Cellulomonas oligotrophica sequence ACGGGGTCGCCCGGGACGACCGCCAGGTGCAGCGCCCGCAGGGCCGGGTGCCCGGCAGCGGCGACGGCGAGCAGCGTCTGGGCCAGGTACGACCGCCCCCACCCGACGACGGCGCCCGTGGACCACTCCTGCCGCGCGCACCAGTCGACGACGTCCCACCCGTCCGCACGGTGCCCCGCCCAGGGGACGAACGTGCCGTCGGACGCCCCGGTGCCCCGCAGCGCCACGACGACGACGGCGACGCCCCGCTCGACGAGCGCGTCCTCGCCGATCTCCGCCCGCACGGCGTCCACCGGGTACGGGGTGAGGGCGAGCACCACCGGCACCGGGGCGTCCGTGACGGGCCGGTGCACGGTCGCGCGCAGCACGGTGCCGTCCGCCAGCGGCACGGGCACGCCCCGCTCGACGACGCTCGTCACGTCCCGGCCGGGCACGTGCGGGCCCGCCTGCTCGCCTGCGGGACCCGTCACCGTGCTGCCTCCGTCGTGCCGGGGCCCTGCGCGTCAGCCCACGACGAGCGGCATGCCCGCCTCCGCCCACGCGACGACGCCGCCGTCGAGGTCGTGGACGTCGGTGAGGCCCTCCTCCGCCATGAGGTCCGTCGCCGTGCCCGATCGGTTGTCGGTGCGACAGTAGACGAGGTACGCGCCGTCCTGCGGCAGCTCGGCGACGAGATCGGCGAACGCGGGGTCGGACAGGTCGATGTTGACGGCGCCGTCGAGGTGCCCCTCGGCGAACTCCGCGGGCGTCCGGACGTCGACCACCGTGACGTCCGGGTCCTCGAGCAGGGTCGCGGCCTCCTCGACGTCGACGTCGGTGACGGCCCCGCCGCCCGAGCAGCCCGCGAGCGCGGCGACGGCGAGGGTGACGGCGAGCGCCGCGAGGGCGGGGCGACGAGAGGTCTGCATACCCCCCAGGGTATACGGGATTGCTGCCGGGGCAAAGGCCCGACGACCCTCGCGGCGCGCGCCGGCCGCCCTACGATGCCCCGATGGACGTGGTCGCACGGGGCCGGGAGGCGGTCGTCCTCGACGCCGGACCGGGGCTCGTGCTGCGCCGCTACCTCGACGGGCGGGACACGACGGCCGAGGTCGCGCTGCACCGGCACCTGGGCGCCCACGGCTACCCCGTGCCGCAGCTGCTCCGGCAGGAGCCGGGCGGCATGCTCCTCGAGCGCGTCGCCGGCCCCACGCTGCTCGAGGCCCTCCTCGCCGGCACCACCACCGCGCCGCGGGCCGCCGCGACGCTCGCCCGCCTGCACCACGACCTGCACCTGCTGCCCCCGCCGCCCGGCTCCCCCGCCGGCACGTGCGTGGTCCACCTCGACCTGCACCCCGCCAACGTGCTGCTCAGCGCGCGCGGGCCCGTCGTCGTCGACTGGGCGTCCGGCGGCGTCGGCCACCGCGACACCGACGTGGGCCACACGGCGGTGGTGCTGGCGGCAGCCGTCCTGTTCGGCGTCGACGCCGAGGCCGGCGACGCGGGCGCGCACGACGTCCCGGCCGCGCTCGTGCGCGACCTGTTCGAGGCCTTCCTCGCCGCGGACCACGGCGCCGACCCGGCCGCGCGCCTCGACGAGGTCGCCGAGCACCGCACCCGCTTCTCGATGCCCGCCCCGGTCGTCGAGGCCGCGACCGCCCTCGTCCGGGACGCCTCGCCCCGCGCCCGGCGGTGACTCCCCCGTGCCGGGCGGCCTCGACCGTCCCGACAGCCCGGGGCGACGGGAGCCCCTCGTCGGACGCCCGGACCGGCGCCGTCACCCCGCCGCGTCGGCCGACATCGGCGGGCAGCCCTCGTCGGGGGCGTCGGGGTGCAGCTCGAGGTGCCAGACCTCGTTCGCGTAGACCTGGCACAGGCCGAACTGCGCCCCGTGCCGGCTGAGCCACTCGGCCGTCGCGTACGGGCCGACGTCCACGGCGTCGCCCGTCACGTGCGCGGAGTCCTCCGGGGAGGCCACCCAGCGGGACGCCTCGTCGGCGCTGCCGAACGTGCGCAGGGCGTCGTCCTGCAGCCACCTCTGGTAGGCCGCCGACCGCCAGCCGCTGGTGACGTGCAGCGTGCGACCGTCGACGCCGACCGCCGTGGCTGCCTCCCGCAGGGCCGCGAGCAGAGCCGGGTCGAGGCGCGCGATCGCCGGCACCGAGTCGTCGAACGGCGAGACGGTCTCGCCGTCGGGGATGCGTCCGTCGGCCGTCGTCGGCTCGCTCGGGCGCGAGGCCGGGCCGAGGCCCGGAGCAGCGCCGCCGGCGAGCCCGGCTGCGGCACCCGCCGCGACCGCCAGGAGCGCGGCGAGCACCGCGACGACCACGACCGCCCGACGTCGTCGCCGACCGGTGCCGTCGGGACCCGTCGCGGACCGGAGGGTGAGAAGCGTGGTGTCGTCCATGCGTCGAGACCACCGGACGACGCGTCGCCACGGCGTATGCGCCGGCGCATACGCGCACGAGACACCGGCGCGCCTAGGGTCGAGCCGTGCGTGTGCTGATCGTCGAGGACGAGCCGGACCTCGCCGCGGCCGTGCGTGACGGGCTCCGGCTCGAGGCGATCGCCGCCGACGTCGCCCCGGACGGTCACGCGGCGCTGGAGCTGCTGGCGGTCCACGACTACGCCGTGGCGGTGCTCGACCGGGACGTGCCGGGCCCCTCGGGCGACGACGTCGCCCGGTGGATCGTGGACTCCGGCACGGGCCTGCCCATCCTCATGCTGACGGCCGCCGACCGGCTCGACGACAAGGCCAGCGGCTTCGAGATCGGCGCCGACGACTACCTGACCAAGCCGTTCGCGATGCGCGAGCTCGTGCTCCGCGTCCGCGCCCTCGCGCGCCGGGCGCCGGCGCCCACGCCACCGGTCCTGGAGCTGGCCGGGCTGCGCGTCGACCCGTTCCGGCGCGAGGTCTTCCGCGACGGCCGGTACGTGGCCCTCACGCGCAAGCAGTTCGCGGTGCTGGAGGTGCTCGTGGCGGCCTGCGGCGGCGTGGTCAGCGCCGAGGACCTGCTCGCGCGGGCGTGGGACGAGAACGCCGACCCGTTCACCAACGCCGTCCGCATCACCATCTCGTCGCTGCGCAAGCGCCTGGGCGAGCCGTGGCTGATCGGGACGGTCCCGGGCGTGGGCTACCGCATCGAGACGGCGGGGCCCGGCGGTGCGTAGGCGCGGCCTGTCCGTGCGGTGGCGGCTGGCCCTGAGCTATGCCGCCCTCGTGACCGTGGTCGAGGCGATGCTGCTGACGGTGGTCGCCGCCTTCCTCCTGCGGTACGTGCCGGAGGGCGACCTGGTCCTGCTCGACATCGGCGGGACGACGGCGTTCGCGCCCGACCGGTCCGACCTGCTGCGCGCCTTTGCGCCGGCTGCGGCGCTCACCGGCCTCGCGGCCTTCGCCCTCGGGCTGCTGGGCGGCTGGCTCCTCGCGGGCCGGGTGCTGCGGCCGCTCACCGCGATCGGCACCGCTGCACGGCGCGCCGCAGCCGGGTCGCTGAGCCACCGCATCGCGCTCACCGGCCCGCACGACGAGCTCCGCGAGGTCGCCGACACGTTCGACACGATGCTCGCCCGGGTCGAGCAGAGCGTCGAGGGGTACCGCCGCTTCGCCGCCGACGCCTCGCACGAGCTGCGCACCCCGCTCGCCACCACCCGCGCGGTCCTCGACGTCGCGGCCGCCGACCCCGACGCGGACGTCGCGCAGGTGCTCGCGCAGCTGGGCGCGGCCAACGCGCGCGCCGTCGCCGTCACCGAGGCGCTGCTGCTCATCGCCCGGACCGACGCCGCACCGGTCGGGCGCGACGCCGTCGACCTCTCCCTCGTCCTGGAGGACGCCGTCGAGACGCTCGCCGGCACGGCCGACGCCCGCGGCACCACGATCCACCTCGACTCTCGCCCCGCCGTCGTCCCGGGCGACGAGACCCTGCTGCACCACCTCGCGACGAACCTGCTCCAGAACGCCGTGGTCCACAACACCGCGACCGGCGGCTGGGTCCGCGCGAGCACGCACCGCACCGACGGTGCCGCCCACCTCACCGTCGAGAACACCGGCCCCGTCCTGACGTCCGACGAGGTCGCCGCGCTCACCGCCCCCTTCCGCCGCGGCGCGGGTCGCACCCAGGGCGCCGACCACGCCGGCGCGGGCCTCGGCCTGGCCATCGCCAGGTCGATCGTCCGCGCCCACGCCGGCGCCCTGACCCTCACCCCCCGCGGCGACGGCGGCCTCGTCGTGGAAGCGACCCTCCCCGGCGCGGCGGGCACGCCGGCAGACGACCGGCCCACGGCATGACGAAGGGCCCCGACCTGCGGAGATCCGCTGGTCGGGGCCCTTCGGTCGGCGGTAGCGGTGGGATTTGAACCCACGGTGGACTTTCACCCACACACGCTTTCGAGGCGTGCTCCTTAGGCCGCTCGGACACGCTACCTCGGCGGCACACAGTACCCGCTCGGGGCGCCGGGCAGCCAATCGATCTCCTCGGGCGCGCGCCCAGGGCGCGGACGTACCGTGGGCGGGTGAGCGTGCCGCACCCGACCACGACCCCGTCGACCCCTGCCGCACGGCCCGCGAGCGCGGCGTCGGTGGGCGATGTCGTCGACGTGCTGCGCGGCCACCGGCTGACGGTGCTGACGGGTGCGGGGGTGTCGACGGACTCGGGGATCCCCGACTACCGCGGGCCGGACTCCCCGCCGCGGACGCCGATGACGTTCCAGCAGTTCGTCGGGGACGAGGCGTTCCGGCGGCACTACTGGGCGCGCAACCACGTGGGCTGGCGGCACGTGCACCGCACGCTGCCCAACGCGGGGCACCGGGCGCTGGCGGCGCTCGAGGGGCGCGGGGTGGTGCACGGGCTGATCACGCAGAACGTGGACCTGCTGCACGAGGCGGCGGGGTCGCGGCACGTGATCGACCTGCACGGGCGGTACGACCGGGTGGTGTGCCTGCGGTGCGGGACGGTGGTGCCGCGGTCGGCGCTGGCGGAGCGGCTGGAGGCGCTGAACCCGGGGTTCGTCGATCGGGTCCGGGAGGTCGCGGACGTGGAGATCGCGCCCGACGCGGACGCGGTGGTCGAGCAGACCGCGG is a genomic window containing:
- a CDS encoding response regulator transcription factor; protein product: MRVLIVEDEPDLAAAVRDGLRLEAIAADVAPDGHAALELLAVHDYAVAVLDRDVPGPSGDDVARWIVDSGTGLPILMLTAADRLDDKASGFEIGADDYLTKPFAMRELVLRVRALARRAPAPTPPVLELAGLRVDPFRREVFRDGRYVALTRKQFAVLEVLVAACGGVVSAEDLLARAWDENADPFTNAVRITISSLRKRLGEPWLIGTVPGVGYRIETAGPGGA
- a CDS encoding phosphotransferase; the protein is MDVVARGREAVVLDAGPGLVLRRYLDGRDTTAEVALHRHLGAHGYPVPQLLRQEPGGMLLERVAGPTLLEALLAGTTTAPRAAATLARLHHDLHLLPPPPGSPAGTCVVHLDLHPANVLLSARGPVVVDWASGGVGHRDTDVGHTAVVLAAAVLFGVDAEAGDAGAHDVPAALVRDLFEAFLAADHGADPAARLDEVAEHRTRFSMPAPVVEAATALVRDASPRARR
- a CDS encoding sensor histidine kinase, which encodes MRRRGLSVRWRLALSYAALVTVVEAMLLTVVAAFLLRYVPEGDLVLLDIGGTTAFAPDRSDLLRAFAPAAALTGLAAFALGLLGGWLLAGRVLRPLTAIGTAARRAAAGSLSHRIALTGPHDELREVADTFDTMLARVEQSVEGYRRFAADASHELRTPLATTRAVLDVAAADPDADVAQVLAQLGAANARAVAVTEALLLIARTDAAPVGRDAVDLSLVLEDAVETLAGTADARGTTIHLDSRPAVVPGDETLLHHLATNLLQNAVVHNTATGGWVRASTHRTDGAAHLTVENTGPVLTSDEVAALTAPFRRGAGRTQGADHAGAGLGLAIARSIVRAHAGALTLTPRGDGGLVVEATLPGAAGTPADDRPTA
- a CDS encoding Sir2 family NAD-dependent protein deacetylase, encoding MPHPTTTPSTPAARPASAASVGDVVDVLRGHRLTVLTGAGVSTDSGIPDYRGPDSPPRTPMTFQQFVGDEAFRRHYWARNHVGWRHVHRTLPNAGHRALAALEGRGVVHGLITQNVDLLHEAAGSRHVIDLHGRYDRVVCLRCGTVVPRSALAERLEALNPGFVDRVREVADVEIAPDADAVVEQTADFRVQACWADDPDGLPGACGGMLKPDIVYFGENVPRERVERAYAMVDAADALLVAGSSLTVQSGLRFVRHAAQAGKPVVVVNRGATRGDRYATLTLDAGTSETLTDLVELLPSP
- a CDS encoding M15 family metallopeptidase, yielding MDDTTLLTLRSATGPDGTGRRRRRAVVVVAVLAALLAVAAGAAAGLAGGAAPGLGPASRPSEPTTADGRIPDGETVSPFDDSVPAIARLDPALLAALREAATAVGVDGRTLHVTSGWRSAAYQRWLQDDALRTFGSADEASRWVASPEDSAHVTGDAVDVGPYATAEWLSRHGAQFGLCQVYANEVWHLELHPDAPDEGCPPMSADAAG
- a CDS encoding rhodanese-like domain-containing protein produces the protein MQTSRRPALAALAVTLAVAALAGCSGGGAVTDVDVEEAATLLEDPDVTVVDVRTPAEFAEGHLDGAVNIDLSDPAFADLVAELPQDGAYLVYCRTDNRSGTATDLMAEEGLTDVHDLDGGVVAWAEAGMPLVVG